aaCGGTTTCCTTTCCCCCAGTAGCCGGTACTTTTTCACGTTCACCCGGACTCTATCAGGACGATGTCGCTGACCTGTCACGTGGTCCTTTCATTTCCTCAACTTCCTCGGTCCATGAATCACTATCAGCGTCGTCGCCGGTCCTAAGTCGAGTAGCTGTCCTTAGGAACACGCTTCcagcggctgctgctgtcaTTCCGCGACCGCGAGCCTCCAGAGTTGAACTCGGTGATGAAGTATCAAGAACAGAACAGGACCTGCTCCATGGAAACTATAGTTTACATTCCAACCAAGAAGTTGGCGACACAGTTTTTACGAAGGTGGATGACCAGCGTCCTGAAAACCCTACATCTCTGTCGACAGATGCCCGAGGAGCTCCGCAGCAAAACAGTGAAGCCACTGGACTTGGACATCAGCCTGTAGGATATGTCCTCCAGCCAAATGTTGGTGACGACCTACGGAACGCCGTTTCAGGTGGGAAATGGGTGGAAGACAACAGTGTGGATGTGGTGAGAGAAGGGACGATGAAGCgactgaaaaaagaaattGACGGAACAgcggagaagcggaaggctTCGTTGGCGAGCAAAGCAAATGAACCAGTAAGTCGCACTCAACGAATGAGTGGTCATTCCGGCTGCCGGTTGCTCAACAGCGGGAGCTGTATCATCCAGAGACGTTTAGTGGTTTTCTAACAAAGATCATGACCACACGCACTACAATCAACCACATGGATGCTGTTGTCAAACGCGGCGCATGCTGTTACCGAGGCCACCATGAACATTGCCCGGTTGATACATTCCCCTTCCCTTCACAGCGCATAACGCCTCCCTCGCGGTTCGCGTCGTTAGACAAAAGTTAGACAAAAAACATCCAAGGAACTCAAGCAGCCGTGTCAGGAAGGCATTGTATACACTAGGGTGCTCGTTATAGCTCATTTGGCATTTCCTATGCACAAAGCTCGCACACGTCACCGCATGTGTATGTTGAAACTCTATGAGGATGTGCCGTTACGCTCCCTCGGTTGATGGGTTTCTAATTCTCTGCAGCATACTCGAGCAGCGGAAGGTTTGGTGCCAATTCTCTTTAACCCGGATGTCGCAaatgcagctgcagcagggTTGATGATCGAATGTAAGAATCCTGTGCTGTCTGTGCCGCTTGGTGGATCCGTCACACTGCATCTTCGTGGGCTTGACAACGACATCTACCAgatttttctctctggagttATGTCGAGCAAACAAGACATAGAGCTAGATGTGTGGAATTCAGCTGGCATCTACTACGAGGACGAAACACTTGCGCAATGTCAAGAGCTAGGCACGTCCAAACTGAAATTTTTCATTGCAGGAAAACCCCAGTACGAGTTGATTCCCAAAGTTATCTACTTTTGTTCTGCCACCATCGGTACGCTTCCTGAGTCATTATACAGACCCTTGCGGCCTTATCCCTTACAACATGTGCGGCCCCTTGACAGAAGTGTAACCACAGTACCAAAGCAAAATCGAATAAGCTAGGCCATGCATTGTAGTTGTCACATTATAACTGGATATTTTTCTGCACAAAACATCCTCGATCCAGAACTGTACCACTCAAGTCGAATAAACGGCAGCTAACGACAAGCTGGATCGTTACACTGCAGAGGTGCCTGCAGCATGTGGCTAAGTTTAGATGAACGTCTAACGTCCTAAGAGTATGAGCATGCCGAGGAACTCATGACATCACAACCGATAAGCTTCTTTTTAGTAACAAGACAGCAGCAGGCGAAACGAGAGTGTGTGGCGTATACATGTTTTGGTCCAGATATGCTTACGTTGTCCAGCAGCTTCAGTGTGCCTCTCGccgcacacatgcacactCCTGTTGTTCATGGTTCGTTAATTTGTCGACGGCAGCTATCACTCTCATGCGCCATAGTATTTGCCGTTTTTAGCTGCTGCTTGTTACTGTGGTGATGGCGGTTGTCACTCCCATACGCCAAATTATTTGCAATCTTGGGTTGTTGCAGTTGCTTTTGCGCACCCTGCACCGATGTCACTGTGGAAATTAATCACAGAAACATTCGGCGAATCTGAAATTCCCGCCTCAGTTCCCTCCCGTTCCGAATGCCTTTTTTCGAGAGCAGGGGCCCGCTTTATTGTGGAAAAATTGGTTGCTGTGTTGCCTTTGCAGTTTGTATCCCAAACCAGTCCTGGAAGGCTCCTTTCTACGGACACATGTCTGACGACGACAGGCTATATCTTCAAAGGGCAATCAGTAGTCAGTAATATACAAGGCCAGTTTGCTGATGTAAACGAGTGATTCGCGAGCATTCACCGGCCTCGGAAGCCCCAAGACGTCGTACAGCATCTTGCATTCTTGTTCCCTCCACCGCTTGACCCATGCATCTTTGTAAGCTGTGGAAACCAGCAGATATCAAGTCATCTTACGTCGTTTTGATGTGTATCATTATCTATCGCACTCTGAAATTCCAATGAAATTTGTCTTACTCGACCCTTGCATGGCTCGCCTGCAGACAGGACCCCCGGTACTGTTGCATCGGCAGCATGGTGAGACGAGTTGACACTTTTTACCCATCCACACCAAGCCACTGTGGCTACCATAGAAACGAAAGGGAGCATGACTGAGTCCGGCAGTCGGTGTTGAATATTTATGTATCGCAACAGCTTGTGCCAAGGCAGACAGTTGTGGCACCCGAATCCGACTACTTCAACCGCAGCAGATGCGGTGTCACTTCTAGAGATGGTGAACGGCTAACAACAGTTCCATCATATCATTGTTAAAAATACGTACTACTTCCGTTGCAGAATGCAATAAAAAAGCGTGAGACGAATGCGGCAGCACCGTCAAACTAGACGCTACGTCGAGGCGGGTTTTACGGCAACGGCACATGTGGCAGCTGTGCTGGACGACGAAACAGGGGCGGGCCATCTTTTCTCCTGTCACTATTTTTGCGAGAGACTAGAGTCATTATGCTACTTATGTCCTGGAGCTGTATGTTGCAGTCAGTTGTGACGGTAAAGGCTGCATGATCAAGCAGGTCCAGTCCTGTTGCTGTTGCCTTTTCCCAGTGCCATTCAATGCAGCTCGGCTTCTTTTCCTTAACAGGCCGTCCGGTGGCATCACACTTGGTTCGTACAACCTCCAAATGAGCACGAATGAGCAATCCTCTGTCCACTATACGGACTGTTTTTCCCTTGCTGTTCTTGCATCTGCGGCGTTTTTTGCCGATTCGCACGGATTACATTTTACAAATTCCGTTCTGCGCGGCAGACTGACTGAATCGAAGGCCTAGTGAGAGCACAACGTG
This portion of the Toxoplasma gondii ME49 chromosome III, whole genome shotgun sequence genome encodes:
- a CDS encoding hypothetical protein (encoded by transcript TGME49_253670), coding for MNNRSVHVCGERHTEAAGQLASSSLLSPHPHCCLPPISHLKRRSVGRHQHLAGGHILQADVQVQWLHCFAAELLGHLSTEM